Genomic segment of Polycladomyces abyssicola:
CTCATCATAGAAGAATCGCGCATCAGCCAAACGAGCACGCAACACCTTTTCATTCCCTTTGGCCACCACATCGTGCGAGGTTTCGTCTCCGTTTCGCACAGTGACAAAATGCGGCAACAAGCGGCCGTCCGCTGATTCCACCGGGAAGTAACGCTGATGTTCCCGCATCGTGGTGATCAGCACGGCACGCGGTAACACCAGAAAATCTTCATCGAACGAACCGGCAAGTGCCGTCGGGTACTCCACCAAATGCGTCACTTCATCCAACAGATCTTCCGCTACCGGAATGCGCCATCCGCGTTCCGCTTCCATCCGCCGCAACTGATCCAAAATCATCTTCCGCCGCTCATCGACGTCGGCAATCACCCATTGCTTGCGAAGGGCTTCCACATATTGGCCCGGATGAGACAACGTCACTTCTTCCCCCAGGAACCGATGACCCCACGTCCGGTTGGCAGCCGTCACACCGGCCCAAGAAAACGGAACGACCTCTTCGCCAAAAAGACACACCAGCCAACGAACCGGGCGAATAAAGCGGGTTCGCTCCGTTCCCCAGCGCATCGTCTTGGGGAAATGAAGCGAGGAGAGTACCGACGGCAGACCTTCTGCCAACAGTTTCACCGTCGGTTGTCCTTCCACCCGTTTGCGGACAAACACATAGGTTTCTCCTTTGAACTCATCAAACACCAACGCATCGACCGGGACGCCCTGTTTCCGGGCGAACCCTTCCGCCGCTTTGCTCCAGCTGCCGTCAGGCGTAAGGGCGATGTGTTTGGCCGGACCACGTACCTCCTCATCGATGTCCGCCTGCCGTTCGGCCACATCGCGGACCAAAACTGCGATCCGGCGTGGTGTTGCGTATGTAACCGCCTCTTTTGCCGCGATGCGTTGTTCGTTCAACCAATTTTGTATCCGATCGGCCAATTGATGACGCAGGTTATCGATCAATCGGGCGGGAATTTCCTCGCAGCCGATTTCCAGCAACAAATCACGCTTCGTCACGCTGATTCCCTCCTTTTTTCAGCAAGGGATACCCCAGTTCCTCCCGGGCCTGAACATAGGCACGGGCACATTGTCGGGCCATGTTGCGCACACGGGCCAAATAGCCGGTCCGTTCGGTCACACTGATCGCGCCGCGCGCTTCCAACAGGTTAAACGTATGGGAACATTTGAGCACATAATCGTAGGCGGCATGTACCAACTTTGCTTCCAGCGCCCGTTTCGCCTCATTTTCGTATGCGTCGAACAACCGGAACAGGAGATCCGCATCCGAGATTTCAAACGAGTATTTGGAATGCTCATATTCCGGCTGGTGGAATACGTCGCCGTAGGTGACACCATTCACCCACTCCAGATCAAAGACGCTCTCCTTCTCCTGAATGTAGGAAGCCAACCGCTCGAGACCATATGTCAACTCGACCGAAACCGGGTCGACATCCAGTCCCCCCACCTGTTGGAAGTAGGTGAATTGGGTAATCTCCATCCCGTCGAGCCATACTTCCCAACCGAGGCCAGCCGCCCCCATCGCAGGGTTTTCCCAGTTGTCCTCAACGAATCGGATGTCGTGATGCCGCGGGTCGATACCCAGCGCACGCAAGCTGTCCAAGTAGATTTCCTGGATATTGTCCGGTGACGGTTTCATAATTACCTGAAACTGGTGATGCTGGTACAGACGGTTCGGGTTTTCCCCGTAGCGGCCGTCAGCCGGTCGGCGGGAAGGTTCCACATAAGCCACGTTCCAAGGTTCCGGCCCCAGCGCACGCAAAAATGTCATCGGGTTCATCGTCCCGGCTCCTTTTTCCACATCGTACGGTTGGACCAGAACACAGCCTTGTTCGGCCCAAAACGACTGCAATCGCAAAATCATTTCCTGAAAGTTCATCATTCCACCTCCATCGTCATCATGGCATGGCCCTTTCCCCGACTCGTTCCTCACGTGGTGAAGTCACTCATCGTGGAAAGAAAGCCCTCGATTCCCCATTTGCCAGACACACCTTGTATTGCGAAGAACGACAAAAACCCCCCTGTCCCCTTTCACATAGGGACGGGAGGTTTCCCGCGGTTCCACCCTATTTGACCGACCGCATCTTCCGGTCGATCCCCTCTTTTGCACTCGTGCTCGAGACTGCCCTTCACCGGGTTCCGTGGCCGGGCTTCCACCCTCCCCGGCTCGCTCACACACGAAAGATCCGGCTACTCCTTTCTCTCATCGCACTGCCGTTGTTCAATTTTGGAGATAGACTATTTATACCAAAGAAAAAAGGACCTTGTCAATCTCGGCCCCATCCGCTTCGCAGCTGATCCAGAAATGCGCGCGACCGCAAACGAACGGGAACGTATTCGTCGATGAACGCACGCAATGCGTTGTCCAATTGTCGCTTGGTCTCTTCCTTGACCCGCACTTCCCCCAACCGGTCCGGCACGGCTCGTTGCAACAGCTTCAAAATGCGGGCAGACGCTTCGGACAACGGCAATGAGGCGGGGTCATGCGTCGCACAATCCAAACAAAGAAACCCCCCGTGCCGTACGCTGAACCGAACAGGGAGTTCCTCCCGTTTGCATCGAATGCATCCGTTCAAATAGGGACGGTAACCTGCAGTCTCCAATACCTTCAGTTCAAAGATATGACGGAGTATGTCCGCATCGGTTTCCGTTTCCAACAACGACAAGGTGGACGTCCACAATGAAAACAAATGCGGGTACGGTTCTTTTTCTTCCGTCAGACGGTCCAGCAGTTCGGACAGATAAGCGGCGATCGCCGTTTTTTCCAGATCGGAGCGAAGCAAATGATGAGCATGAATGAGATCCGCTTGCGACAAGGTGGGCAACCCGCTTCCTCCCGAAAACCATACATATTCGCCATGGGTAAAAGGTTGGGTTACCGCGCTGAAACGGCTTTTTGGCTTTTTGGCGCCGCGGGCCATAACCGATATCTTTCCCTGTTCCCGTGTAAATAGCCAGACGAGCTTGTGACTTTCCCCGTAATCGCGGGTGCGGATCACCACGCCTTCCGTTTTGATCAGCATACGCCGCGTCCTTCCTTAGGTTTCTTCTCCCTCATCCTGGCCATCCGGCATCTCGTTGGCGGAATCGTTCGCTAACGCCTCAGCATCCTTGTACAACAAGTATGCATCGACACTGCCAGTTACGGCAAAACAGTTCCAAAAGAAATGGCGCAACCAGCATCATCCTTTCCGCTTTGTTTGTCATCTGTTAGGATGACCGGGAACGGAAGGAGTATGTGCGAATTGCGGTATATCCACAAAAAAACTTTTTCTTCCAGTTCAATCCTCTTCCCGATAGCCGAACTGCCGCAGGAGAAACTCTTCGTTGCGCCAGTCCTTTTTCACTTTCACCCATAAATCGAGGAAAACTTTGCTGCCGAAGAGACGCTCGATCTCCTCACGTGCCAGTCTGCCCACTTCTTTGAGCATGCTGCCCCGTTTGCCAATCAGGATGCCCTTTTGTGAATCCCGCTCGGTGTAGATGGTGGCACGCACGTAGACTGCTCCGTTTTCGCGCTGTTTCATCTCTTCCACGATCACCGCGACAGAATGCGGAACCTCCTCACGCGTGAGAAACAGTACCTTTTCCCGAATCAGTTCACCGACGATAAACCGCTCCGGGTGGTCCGTCACCTGGTCGGCCGGATAGTAGGCCGGCCCTTCCGGCAACCGTTCGAAAATCAATCGTACCAGTGTGGATGTGTTGTTCCCCTGCAACGCCGAAATGGGGACAAACTCCGCGAAGTCGTGCAGTTGCCGGTACTGGTCGATCAGCGGCAACAGATCATCGGGATGAACTTGGTCGATTTTGTTAATCACCAGAAAGACTGGTGTTTTGATCCCCTTCAAGTGTTCGGTGATGTAACGATCACCCGGCCCCAGTCCTTCGCTCGCATCAACCAGAAACAGCACCAGATCCACTTCATCCAACGCATTTTGCGCCGTTTTCACCAAGTATTCACCCAGTTTGGATTTGGGTTTATGGATACCGGGCGTATCCAGGAAAATGATTTGTCCGCGTTCGTCGGTATATACGCCGCGAATCTGGTTCCGTGTCGTCTGCGGTTTGTCCGACATAATCGCTACTTTTTGGCCGATGATATGGTTCATCAGCGTTGATTTGCCCACGTTGGGGCGGCCGATCAACGCCACAAAACCCGATTTATACCCTTCATTCATTGTTTAAATCCCCCTTTCCGAACGCGCCGGGCAACAAAGCCCCCACGGTTGTTTCCGTTACATCTCCTTTGATATTGGCCAACCACACCTTCATGTCCGAAGGGCACAGTTCGAACAGTACCTGACGGCAGGCACCACAGGGGGAAACCGGTCCCTCCGTATCCGCCACCACGGCGATTCCGGTAAATCGGCGGGCGCCTTCGGACACCGCTTTGAACAGCGCCGTCCGTTCTGCGCAATTGGTAAGGCCGTACGAAGCGTTTTCCACGTTGCACCCTGTAAATATCGTTCCCTCGTCCGTTAGCAAAGCGGCTCCTACCCGGAACCGCGAATAAGGAACGTAGGCATGCTCACGTGCTTGTTTCGCTGCTTCGATCAATCGCTCCATGTCCAATCTCCTTTGCCTTCCCACCATTATGCTACAGCATATTTTTGACCACCGTTTGTAACCCGAATCATCTCCAGGTTACCCAGGATTGCTGACAAAGTTACGCGAACAGCTACCCTCTCCACAGATTCTCGGCTGGATTTAGCATCCACTCCATCGTTCACCCTACAACAGATGCACGCCGATAACCGCTACCACGATTCCCAGCAGTGCACCCAGGATCACCGGTTCTGCTCGGTCGTGCATGCGGTATCTCGTCCCCGTGAGCAAGAGGGCCATCAAATACACCAAAATCGTAACCAGCAACTGACCAATAATCAAGACCAGAGAGGTGGCGATGCAGAAAGCGAGGGAAGTGGTGATGCTGGGTTCCCAACGTGCACGATCCAATCGGTGCATCCATCCCTTGATCATGAGCGTGAGGAAAAAATCAAACGCAATAATCGCGGCAAGGCCGATGTTGAGCGGATAATGGGAGCCTTTGAAATATGCGGAGAACAGTTTATCGAGATAGGGCCAAAACACACTGACGCCGACCACCACAGCCAGACCGGCGCACAACAATACGGCGCCGGCGGCGACGTCTTTGGCTACTTTGGCCAACGGGTGGAATTCTTCGGTGACCATGTCCACGACCGACTCAACGGCAGTGTTGAACAACTCGGCCACCAACACCAGGATGATGGTGACAAACAGCAACAGCGCTTCCGCCTTGCTTAACGGCAGGTACAAACTTAACAGCAACACGCCCAGTGCACTGAGGAAGTGAACGCGCATATTGCGCTGGGTGACCAGCGTGTAGCGCAATCCTTCCAATGCATACCGAAAACTTCGGACCACTTTGCCCAACCACATAAGAGAACCCCTACCTTTTTAAGCCGACTCGCTCCAAAATCTCCTCCTGACGTGTAAACATCTCTTTTTCTTCCGCCTCCGTGCCGTGATCATACCCCAAGAGATGCAAAAAACCGTGTACCGCGAGAAATCCCAGTTCCCGTTCGAATGAGTGTCCGTACTCCGCTGCTTGCTCCTCTGTACGCGGGATGGAGATGAAAATGTCGCCCAGCGGAACCGGCTCCCCGTCCGTGGTTTCCCATTCCTCATCCGGCTCCCACAACGGAAAGGACAACACATCCGTGGGCCGGTCCACATCCCGGTATTCGCGATTGAGCCGGCGAATGGCCTCATTATCCAACAACGTGACGGACACTTCGGCCGGCGGCAATTGTTCGATCTCCGCTCCCGCCTCCAGACACCGTTCGATCCATACCAGCGCCGCACGCTGGGATTCCGTCAAATCGGTTTCCACATTGAGGTCAATAGTGATGCTCATGCCTGTTTCACCCCTTTATTCGGCCATTCGTCCGGATATTCGATGCGTGAATGGAAAATACCGTTTAAGGTTTCACACATCGAACGGGCGATCACGTCCAATTCTTTCAATGTCAGATCGCACTCGTTGAATTGACCGTCTTCCAGGCGATCTTGGATGATCTTACGCACGATCCCTTCTATGCGGGCCGGTGTCGGACGAGCCAACGAACGGACGGCCGCCTCCACGCAATCGGCAATACCGACGATGGCCGCTTCCTTAAATTGCGCTTTGGGACCCGGATAGCGGTAATCTCCTTCCAACACCTTCCCTCCGTCGCTTTGTTTCATCGCCTTGTGATAAAAGTATTTGAGCAAGGTCGTGCCGTGGTGTTGAGCCGCGATGTCCCGAATCGGTTTGGGGATGCCGTGTTCCTCCAACATCTCCACACCATCCTTGGGATGGGACAGGATGATGGTTTTGCTTAAGTTGGGCGAGATTTTGTCATGCGGATTTTCTCCCATCTGGTTTTCGATGAAAAACTGAGGGCGTTTGGTTTTTCCGATATCGTGATAATACGCACCCACACGTGCCAAGAGACCGTTGGCCCCGATGGCTTCCGCAGCCGCTTCGGACAAATTGCCGACAATGATCGAATGATGGTAGGTTCCGGGTGTTTCGATTAATAGTTTGCGCAACAGCGGATGGTTGGGATTGGACAACTCCAACAGGCGGAGCGGGGAAAGGATTTCAAAGACTGTTTCAAAATAGGGCAAAAAGCCGATCGTGAGAACAGCGGAGAACAACCCGCTGGCAAAGCCGAACCCGATGGACCAAAACCAGTCTCCCCAACCGCTTTCGATCGGCGCCAGCAAAAAAACAGCCGTGATCGGCACCAAGCTGGCCAATGACGCGATCAGCCCGGCACGCAAAATGGAAGTGCGGTTGTGAACACCGGACAATCCCCACGCACCAGCCATTCCGATCACCAAAGACACCAAGCCGTAACGGAAATCAAACAACAGGTGGCTTTCGGTGTTGAACATCACACTGGCCAAAATGGCGAACAGCACCGCACAACTCAGCGCCAAATGGATGTCCAACAGCAGAGTGATCAGCATCGTGCCAAAAGCGACGGGGGCCAAATAGCCCAACGTGCTCCATTCCAAATTTTGCCCTACCGCCACCACTCTCATCCCCGCAGCCGTCAGCAATACGATGGTGGCCAACATCAAGAGCCGTGCATTGTCCCGATGCACCTCAGGCTCGTAGCGATGTACGAACCCGTACAGCATGACCAACAGCAACAAGACAAACAAACCCAATCCCAAATGCGGCCATGGGTTTGTATAATCTTGGATCAAGCCGAGTTCCTTCAGTTTGCGGTGCTGATCGGGAGTGATCACTTCCCCGGCGGAAACGATGATCTGTCCCTTTTTGATCGGCACGGGTTCCACACTGTCCCATGCCGCTTCCCGAAGCGCCTTGGTTCTGGCTTCATCGTAAAATTCGTTGGGTACAATGCTCGCCCGAACCAATTCCCGTATGACACTGCGGGATTGGGCATTGATCGACGATGCCAACAGCTCGCGATCCACCTCGTTCCGCTTTTGCTCCAACTCGGTCTGGCGGACGCCGGATGAGAGGATGTTGCGGGCGATCTCCCGGCTCACAAAACGCATTTCCGTCAGTTGGTCGGGAGAGGTTCGGACGAGTTGAGTATAAAAGGCATCCGATAAACGATAGGGGATCAATTCCCGCACGCTTTTGATTTTCTGCTGCTCCGTCAAAGAAGTGTCGGCGACGATTCGGCGCGCGTCCGTGAAGATGCGATCCAACCGCTCAATCAAAATCCCCGTCAGCTCATCATCCCGTCGGTACTGCTTTTCAACCGCATCCGCCGCCTGTTTTCGGGCGGCTTCCGTCGCCTCCGAGTCCACTTTGGTGACAGGCGATACGATGGTTTCCGTGCTGATCGAACCCGGTGACAACTCATATTGCTTGGGCAAGACCGCGTTCATCATCATCAAGTATAGCAACACACCGACCACAAAATAGATCAACAGTCGGACGCGGACGCTGGTTTGCGTGCCAGCAGGGAGCCGTATACGTCGAAACCTTCTAGACGGAGGTTCATTGGTGGATATCATCTTTTGATCCACTCCTTCACGTTCTCCCGCTAGGCATAACGATCATAAGCATCGATGATTTTTTGCACCAACGTGTGACGGACGACATCTTCCTGCCCCAAATAGACAAACCGGATTTCCGGTACCGAACGCAACACGCGTTGTGCTTCTTTTAATCCAGATTGTTTGCCCTTGGGCAAATCAATTTGCGTAACGTCACCGGTCACGACCATTTTGGACCCGAAGCCCAACCGCGTCAAAAACATCTTCATCTGCTCGGGCGTCGTATTTTGGGCTTCATCCAAAATGACGAACGAATCCTCCAGTGTGCGCCCACGCATATACGCCAAGGGCGCCACTTCGATTAATCCGCGTTCCATCATTTTGGTCACCTGTTCCGCTCCGAGCATGGTATATAAACTGTCATACAGCGGTCGTAAATACGGGTCTACTTTTTCCTGCAGGTCTCCCGGCAAAAACCCGAGGCTTTCGCCCGCCTCCACCGCTGGCCGCGTCAGCACGATCCGCTTGACGCGATGCGACTTCAGCGCCGTCACCGCCATAACAACTGCCAAGAACGTTTTCCCCGTCCCGGCAGGACCGATACCGAAGACGATATCATGCTTCCGGATGGCGGAGACGTAATGACGTTGCCCCAACGTTTTGGCTTGAACGGACTTCCCTTTGTAGGTGACGCCGATCCGCTCGTCATACAGCTCCAGCAGTTCATCGACCATTCCCTGCCGGGCCAAACGGTGAGCGTACACGACATCCCTCTCGGTGATGGGAGTCCCCCGGCGAATCAACGTCAACAAGACGCGGAACAAATGGCCGAGCACCGCTTGTTCCTCTTGCGATCCGGTGATGACGACCTCTTCTCCGCGCGCAACGATTTTGGCAGTTGTGTTGGCCTCGATCTGCTTCAGATATGTATCATGAGGCCCGAACAAACTCAACGCTTCACCTGCATCACGCAAACGAATTTTCATGGGTTGTTGACCTTGTTGCAAATGGCTCATTCTCCTTGCAAAATCGGTTGTGGCACCGCAATGTTTTCGACTGCATTGAAGTGTATCTTCAAATAAACTTTACCATTGTCCAGTCGCTCGTGCAAAACTTTTTCCTCCAACACCCTGCCTTCTTGCCCCAGACGGGCCAGTAAATCCGCACGGGCCCGCTCCATTCCCAAGCGGACCGCTTCTTCCCTCGTCAAGGTGCGTCGCACCCATTTCATCTCCATCCGTTTCTCATTGACCCATCCGATGGGCAGACGCCAATTACGCACTCGGACAGCGTGGAATTCCTGCATGGTTTCATATCGCTCAAAGGGAACCGGATTCCACCAGAAAGAAAGCCTCAAGACACGTGAACCTATATATAAGTGGGTGGAAACATGACGTTCGCCGGTGAACACTTTTCGTTTTTGTGTGAGTGGAATGACCACTTCCGAGTCATACCACATGATCCCCAGCACTTTTCCTTTTGCCCCGACCAAGCGAAGCGATCCCTTTTCATCGGGGTTGCCGTAATAACCCGAAATCAATACCTGCCCCTTGCGCACCATATCAGAAACGCCCACCATGGGACGCCCCCGTTCCACACGCATGTCGTACACCATGGCATCCCGCTTGGCAATGAAGTTGACGGGACCACGGTCATCGTTTTGTTCTGTGGGATCCACCCGCTTTTTTTCCACAACGGTGATAATTGCCCGCGTTCCCTCCAACCGGAATCCCACCCAGGATACGTTTGGAAGATTACGGGACAATCGATACTGCACCGACTCCGTGTCAGGAAGGCGGTATTTCACCTGACCGACGTACACGCCCTCCTGCTTGGCCAACTTAAGAATCTGTTCATCCGGGATGGTCTCATTTCCTTCTACATCCACCCGCCACACGATGGAGGTCATGACAAACAGCATCGCCAAAAACAGCACGATGCCCGCCATAAAGAATTTCCTCCGCTCAATCTTGTGCAACCAAAAAGGCAATCCCTTCTTGCCGACGATACGCATGTGGATTCCCGTACGCCGCACAAGAGGCACCATACGATAAAAATCTTGGACCGCCAGGGTAAACCGTAGTCGTTTCTCATCTTCCCAACGAATATTTTTCAGTTGGATTTCGGCATTCATCGCCCGATTCAGCCACTGTGTCAAGTTGTCTCCTTTGAGTTCCACCCGTAGGTAACCGGTCATCGATCGTGGCCACTTGTGTCGCGTCACGGCTCCCTCTCCTCATTTCGCAAACTCGATCCCGTGTATGTTCCCCTCGATCCACACCTCGTCCCGATAAATGGCGCGAATCGTCAATTGCGCTCCTGTAATGCGCAGGCTTCCCTCACTCAACCGCAAACGCAGTTCCCCGTCGCTGAAATGCGTCACTTCCCGGTAATTTTCAACCGCGATTTGATGAGACCCGATCATTTGAATGCGCGGAACGTCGGACGTCACATCCGAGGGAAGATCCAGCCATTGAAAGGCTCGTTTTCGCAGCTTGCTGCTCATCTTCCGCATGGACCAGCCCTCCATCTCCTTTCTAACCCTTATGCCGTCCCAATCGATTTTATGAGGGCAAAAGTAAAAGCGATGCGTCAAGACGCACCGCCCAGATTGATAGAAAAGTCCGCAGGTCCCGATCTCCCGTCTGATGCGCGAAACAACAGATTGAGTCCCTCGACGGAAATTGCGGACCCACTCCCAAAATCGCGAGTGGTTCAATCTTTTACCATGATATGAGGGAGAAAGGTCCATCCCTGTTTGACCTCAGCTTTGTTGTTGTTGAGCCTGGCGAACCAATCGTTTCGTAATTTCCCCACCGACAGATCCGTTAGCACGGGCCGTTTCCGCTCCACCCAACGTCACGCCGAATTCTGCGGCAATCTCTTCTTTAAACTGATTGATGACCGCTCCAGCCCCCGGAACCAGCAACTTGTTGCTGCTGCGCGTGCGTGCCATGGTTTCACCCCCTTTGTCGATTAGTATGAACCGATGGGGGTGTGCCATCAGTCGCACATGTTTCCATGTCAAACAACGGCAAAGCATCCGCCTCGTCACGACAAGCATGTCAGTTCTTCACAATCAAGGAAAAACCCGACGTCATGTCGGGTGAGTTTACAAAGTGGTATAGGGAGTTTATCACTCGTTCTTCGCTCAATCGGGATAAGCTACCGTAACGTGTCTTCACCTATCCCGAGGAAGTTTACGGCTGAGCGGCCGCAATGCCCGAGGCGGACCCAGAATCTCCTGCATGATGACCGCACGGGACCAGTCCTCCCGTGCCCATTGCATCGGGGATCTCTTTTTTGTTTGCTTCGGCCTTACCCGGGGCTGCACCGCCCGCGCAGCCGACACCGCCGTAACCGGTGCTCTCCCCTTTTTTGGCTTTTTCTTCGTGGAAACCGAAGCTTCATTCGTGTGAGAAAAAGGGCGTTTCTGATCTGTTTCGGCCATACGCGGTCGGGAGAGGGAACGCCGTTGATCACCTCTCGACAGCCATCCCACCAATCGGGTCAATAGAAACAATCCGACGGCCAACAGCATCCAGCCCACACCGGTGCACCTCCCCGCAGACGTTGTCAGGCTCCGCGATTGACATCATACGAAGACCACCGAACGCTCATCAGCCCTGCTCGTCCTCTTCCGTATCGGCAGAGCGGCTGATCGATTTGCGCATCGCGGTATCCGCCATCACATTTTGTAAATGATAGTAATCCATAACCCCCAATTTTCCGGAGCGCAACGCTTCCGCCATCGCCAGTGGCACTTGTGCTTCCGCCTCCACCACTTTGGCGCGCATCTCCTCCACTCGTGCGCGCATCTCCTGCTCTTTGGCCACTGCCATCGCCCGGCGCTCCTCGGCCTTGGCTTGGGCGATCCGTTTGTCCGCTTCAGCTTGATCGGTCTGCAGTCGGGCGCCGATGTTTTCCCCGATATCCACGTCGGCAATGTCAATGGAGAGGATTTCAAAGGCCGTTCCCGCATCCAATCCCTTGCTCAGCACGGTGTTGGAGATCATGTCAGGATTTTCTAACACTTCTTTGTGGCTGTTGGCCGAACCGTTGGTGGTTACGATCCCTTCGCCGACCCGGGCGATGATCGTCTCTTCTCCAGCACCGCCGACCAAACGGTCGATATTGGCGCGGACGGTCACCCGAGCTCTCACTTTCACCTCGATTCCATCTTTGGCCACGGCGGAGACCACCGGGGTTTCAATCACCTTGGGATTGACACTCATCTGCACTGCTTCCAACACATCACGTCCTGCCAAGTCGATCGCCGCCGCCCGTTCAAACACCAA
This window contains:
- the glyQ gene encoding glycine--tRNA ligase subunit alpha, translating into MNFQEMILRLQSFWAEQGCVLVQPYDVEKGAGTMNPMTFLRALGPEPWNVAYVEPSRRPADGRYGENPNRLYQHHQFQVIMKPSPDNIQEIYLDSLRALGIDPRHHDIRFVEDNWENPAMGAAGLGWEVWLDGMEITQFTYFQQVGGLDVDPVSVELTYGLERLASYIQEKESVFDLEWVNGVTYGDVFHQPEYEHSKYSFEISDADLLFRLFDAYENEAKRALEAKLVHAAYDYVLKCSHTFNLLEARGAISVTERTGYLARVRNMARQCARAYVQAREELGYPLLKKGGNQRDEA
- the recO gene encoding DNA repair protein RecO, translating into MLIKTEGVVIRTRDYGESHKLVWLFTREQGKISVMARGAKKPKSRFSAVTQPFTHGEYVWFSGGSGLPTLSQADLIHAHHLLRSDLEKTAIAAYLSELLDRLTEEKEPYPHLFSLWTSTLSLLETETDADILRHIFELKVLETAGYRPYLNGCIRCKREELPVRFSVRHGGFLCLDCATHDPASLPLSEASARILKLLQRAVPDRLGEVRVKEETKRQLDNALRAFIDEYVPVRLRSRAFLDQLRSGWGRD
- a CDS encoding YqzL family protein; this translates as MRHFFWNCFAVTGSVDAYLLYKDAEALANDSANEMPDGQDEGEET
- the era gene encoding GTPase Era: MNEGYKSGFVALIGRPNVGKSTLMNHIIGQKVAIMSDKPQTTRNQIRGVYTDERGQIIFLDTPGIHKPKSKLGEYLVKTAQNALDEVDLVLFLVDASEGLGPGDRYITEHLKGIKTPVFLVINKIDQVHPDDLLPLIDQYRQLHDFAEFVPISALQGNNTSTLVRLIFERLPEGPAYYPADQVTDHPERFIVGELIREKVLFLTREEVPHSVAVIVEEMKQRENGAVYVRATIYTERDSQKGILIGKRGSMLKEVGRLAREEIERLFGSKVFLDLWVKVKKDWRNEEFLLRQFGYREED
- a CDS encoding cytidine deaminase, whose protein sequence is MERLIEAAKQAREHAYVPYSRFRVGAALLTDEGTIFTGCNVENASYGLTNCAERTALFKAVSEGARRFTGIAVVADTEGPVSPCGACRQVLFELCPSDMKVWLANIKGDVTETTVGALLPGAFGKGDLNNE
- a CDS encoding diacylglycerol kinase; translated protein: MWLGKVVRSFRYALEGLRYTLVTQRNMRVHFLSALGVLLLSLYLPLSKAEALLLFVTIILVLVAELFNTAVESVVDMVTEEFHPLAKVAKDVAAGAVLLCAGLAVVVGVSVFWPYLDKLFSAYFKGSHYPLNIGLAAIIAFDFFLTLMIKGWMHRLDRARWEPSITTSLAFCIATSLVLIIGQLLVTILVYLMALLLTGTRYRMHDRAEPVILGALLGIVVAVIGVHLL
- the ybeY gene encoding rRNA maturation RNase YbeY produces the protein MSITIDLNVETDLTESQRAALVWIERCLEAGAEIEQLPPAEVSVTLLDNEAIRRLNREYRDVDRPTDVLSFPLWEPDEEWETTDGEPVPLGDIFISIPRTEEQAAEYGHSFERELGFLAVHGFLHLLGYDHGTEAEEKEMFTRQEEILERVGLKR
- a CDS encoding HD family phosphohydrolase, whose product is MDQKMISTNEPPSRRFRRIRLPAGTQTSVRVRLLIYFVVGVLLYLMMMNAVLPKQYELSPGSISTETIVSPVTKVDSEATEAARKQAADAVEKQYRRDDELTGILIERLDRIFTDARRIVADTSLTEQQKIKSVRELIPYRLSDAFYTQLVRTSPDQLTEMRFVSREIARNILSSGVRQTELEQKRNEVDRELLASSINAQSRSVIRELVRASIVPNEFYDEARTKALREAAWDSVEPVPIKKGQIIVSAGEVITPDQHRKLKELGLIQDYTNPWPHLGLGLFVLLLLVMLYGFVHRYEPEVHRDNARLLMLATIVLLTAAGMRVVAVGQNLEWSTLGYLAPVAFGTMLITLLLDIHLALSCAVLFAILASVMFNTESHLLFDFRYGLVSLVIGMAGAWGLSGVHNRTSILRAGLIASLASLVPITAVFLLAPIESGWGDWFWSIGFGFASGLFSAVLTIGFLPYFETVFEILSPLRLLELSNPNHPLLRKLLIETPGTYHHSIIVGNLSEAAAEAIGANGLLARVGAYYHDIGKTKRPQFFIENQMGENPHDKISPNLSKTIILSHPKDGVEMLEEHGIPKPIRDIAAQHHGTTLLKYFYHKAMKQSDGGKVLEGDYRYPGPKAQFKEAAIVGIADCVEAAVRSLARPTPARIEGIVRKIIQDRLEDGQFNECDLTLKELDVIARSMCETLNGIFHSRIEYPDEWPNKGVKQA
- a CDS encoding PhoH family protein — its product is MKIRLRDAGEALSLFGPHDTYLKQIEANTTAKIVARGEEVVITGSQEEQAVLGHLFRVLLTLIRRGTPITERDVVYAHRLARQGMVDELLELYDERIGVTYKGKSVQAKTLGQRHYVSAIRKHDIVFGIGPAGTGKTFLAVVMAVTALKSHRVKRIVLTRPAVEAGESLGFLPGDLQEKVDPYLRPLYDSLYTMLGAEQVTKMMERGLIEVAPLAYMRGRTLEDSFVILDEAQNTTPEQMKMFLTRLGFGSKMVVTGDVTQIDLPKGKQSGLKEAQRVLRSVPEIRFVYLGQEDVVRHTLVQKIIDAYDRYA
- the yqfD gene encoding sporulation protein YqfD, with the translated sequence MTRHKWPRSMTGYLRVELKGDNLTQWLNRAMNAEIQLKNIRWEDEKRLRFTLAVQDFYRMVPLVRRTGIHMRIVGKKGLPFWLHKIERRKFFMAGIVLFLAMLFVMTSIVWRVDVEGNETIPDEQILKLAKQEGVYVGQVKYRLPDTESVQYRLSRNLPNVSWVGFRLEGTRAIITVVEKKRVDPTEQNDDRGPVNFIAKRDAMVYDMRVERGRPMVGVSDMVRKGQVLISGYYGNPDEKGSLRLVGAKGKVLGIMWYDSEVVIPLTQKRKVFTGERHVSTHLYIGSRVLRLSFWWNPVPFERYETMQEFHAVRVRNWRLPIGWVNEKRMEMKWVRRTLTREEAVRLGMERARADLLARLGQEGRVLEEKVLHERLDNGKVYLKIHFNAVENIAVPQPILQGE
- the yqfC gene encoding sporulation protein YqfC; protein product: MRKMSSKLRKRAFQWLDLPSDVTSDVPRIQMIGSHQIAVENYREVTHFSDGELRLRLSEGSLRITGAQLTIRAIYRDEVWIEGNIHGIEFAK
- a CDS encoding alpha/beta-type small acid-soluble spore protein, producing the protein MARTRSSNKLLVPGAGAVINQFKEEIAAEFGVTLGGAETARANGSVGGEITKRLVRQAQQQQS